A window of the Thermoleophilia bacterium SCSIO 60948 genome harbors these coding sequences:
- a CDS encoding sulfotransferase, translating to MPVKDSLRKLLGGGSPDAPQSDGVKRPPMPFLVGAPRSGTTLTRLMLDAHPELAIPPETYFITKAAKRYRKERKQDDWLELYLETVTEHKRWPDFHLDAEAYKERVRAAKPKFLGGAVREFYAMYAEREGKHRFGDKTPFYVRKMDVIQRTLPEARFVHIVRDGRAVALSIMGLWFGPNTIEEAAEFWVARIDEAREKAEGLDHYMEVRYEDIVVDSEPTLKRICDFVDLEWDERVLRYYETVAERISRELPPVEIAPDGRVVSTAEREKIMENVSRPPDPTRIDRWRTDMSAKDRAKFEAIAGERLAEFGYPLD from the coding sequence ATGCCCGTGAAGGATTCCCTGCGAAAGCTGCTCGGCGGCGGTTCGCCCGACGCGCCGCAGTCCGATGGCGTCAAGCGCCCGCCGATGCCGTTCCTGGTCGGCGCGCCGCGCTCCGGCACGACGCTGACCCGGCTGATGCTCGACGCCCATCCCGAGCTCGCGATCCCGCCCGAGACCTACTTCATCACCAAGGCCGCCAAGCGCTACCGCAAGGAGCGAAAGCAGGACGACTGGCTCGAGCTCTACCTCGAGACCGTCACCGAGCACAAGCGCTGGCCGGACTTCCACCTCGACGCCGAGGCCTACAAGGAGCGCGTCCGGGCCGCGAAGCCGAAGTTCCTCGGCGGCGCCGTGCGCGAGTTCTATGCGATGTACGCCGAGCGCGAGGGCAAGCACCGCTTCGGCGACAAGACGCCGTTCTACGTCCGCAAGATGGACGTCATCCAGCGCACGCTCCCCGAGGCGCGCTTCGTCCACATCGTCCGCGACGGCCGCGCCGTCGCGCTCTCGATCATGGGCCTGTGGTTCGGGCCGAACACGATCGAGGAGGCGGCCGAGTTCTGGGTCGCGCGGATCGACGAGGCGCGTGAGAAGGCCGAGGGCCTCGATCACTACATGGAGGTCCGCTACGAGGACATCGTGGTCGACTCCGAGCCGACGCTGAAGCGGATCTGCGACTTCGTCGACCTCGAGTGGGACGAGCGCGTGCTGCGCTACTACGAGACCGTCGCCGAGCGAATCAGTCGCGAGCTCCCGCCCGTGGAGATCGCCCCCGACGGCCGCGTCGTATCGACGGCCGAGCGCGAGAAGATCATGGAGAACGTCTCGCGCCCTCCGGACCCCACCCGCATCGACCGCTGGCGCACCGACATGTCCGCCAAGGACCGAGCCAAGTTCGAAGCGATCGCC